From a region of the Pontixanthobacter gangjinensis genome:
- a CDS encoding tetratricopeptide repeat protein gives MGLNIEEQKAVEKFRAEVVDPSMTKLVILDFWAEWCGPCKALTPMLEKVAAEYADKGVVLAKINVDEEKFIAGQFQVQSIPTVYAMFQGQPVADLTSARSESQMKQMLDELLEKLPLDGAADGAVNSGAGQPQQDVGQFVEMAEQVLTKGDHERAAGVFMQVIQMAPDNIPAHAGLIRALVAGGRTEEARNIADALEPAIKDDPSVQQALTALELAGTRVDASELQALREAASSNPADMEKQLAFAEAAFAAGERDEAANVLLAMVEADRAWNEGAARTKLLQIFEATGLEDPWVVTTRRSLSKILFS, from the coding sequence ATGGGGCTGAATATCGAAGAACAGAAGGCAGTTGAGAAGTTCCGCGCCGAAGTAGTCGATCCGTCGATGACCAAATTGGTGATTCTCGATTTCTGGGCGGAATGGTGCGGCCCGTGCAAGGCGCTCACCCCCATGCTTGAGAAAGTGGCAGCAGAATACGCCGACAAGGGCGTGGTGCTGGCGAAGATAAATGTCGATGAAGAAAAATTCATCGCCGGCCAGTTCCAGGTCCAGTCAATCCCGACAGTCTATGCGATGTTCCAAGGCCAGCCAGTCGCAGATTTGACGTCAGCGCGCAGCGAATCGCAGATGAAGCAGATGCTCGACGAATTGCTGGAAAAGCTGCCGCTTGATGGCGCTGCCGATGGCGCGGTGAATAGTGGAGCCGGTCAGCCACAGCAAGATGTTGGACAGTTTGTCGAGATGGCGGAACAGGTGCTGACAAAGGGTGATCATGAACGCGCTGCGGGTGTGTTCATGCAGGTAATCCAGATGGCTCCCGATAACATTCCCGCCCATGCGGGCTTGATCCGTGCGTTGGTTGCTGGCGGACGGACAGAGGAGGCGCGAAACATTGCGGATGCGCTCGAACCGGCGATTAAGGATGACCCTTCGGTTCAGCAGGCTCTGACCGCGCTTGAACTGGCTGGAACACGGGTGGATGCAAGCGAGTTGCAGGCATTGCGCGAAGCAGCTTCTTCGAACCCAGCTGATATGGAAAAGCAATTGGCATTCGCCGAGGCTGCGTTCGCCGCTGGTGAACGCGATGAAGCCGCCAATGTCCTGCTGGCAATGGTTGAGGCAGATCGTGCGTGGAACGAAGGCGCGGCACGCACCAAATTGCTGCAAATCTTTGAGGCGACAGGCCTCGAGGATCCATGGGTCGTCACCACCCGTCGCAGCCTGTCGAAAATCCTGTTCAGCTAA
- a CDS encoding carbonic anhydrase — protein MKNFVKFGVAAAATVSLAGTALATDWSYEGATGPENWGSLDPAFEKCSSGLMQSPIDLAEANARADVSVFTDYQPGPLTILNNGHTVEARFAEGSKLTSGTMQFNLLQVHFHTPSEEVMHGQQYPMVAHFVHADATGKLAVLGVLFEIGDANAELAKIIEAAPATKADPRAVSDVTLDPNGMLPDDLDVFRFQGSLTTPPCSEGVNWHVAKDTVTMSEDQLRSLGGIMGNNARPVQDLNGRLLVAPAG, from the coding sequence ATGAAGAATTTTGTAAAATTTGGTGTTGCTGCGGCTGCGACTGTTTCTCTTGCAGGAACTGCGCTGGCAACTGACTGGAGCTATGAAGGCGCGACGGGCCCGGAAAATTGGGGATCGCTTGATCCGGCCTTTGAAAAATGTTCAAGCGGACTGATGCAATCGCCGATTGATTTGGCTGAGGCTAACGCTCGCGCCGATGTTTCCGTGTTCACCGATTACCAACCTGGCCCACTGACTATTCTCAACAATGGCCACACAGTGGAAGCAAGATTCGCTGAAGGGTCAAAGCTGACCAGCGGAACAATGCAGTTCAATCTGCTTCAGGTCCATTTCCATACACCATCCGAAGAAGTCATGCACGGCCAGCAATACCCGATGGTTGCGCATTTCGTGCACGCTGATGCCACAGGAAAGCTGGCGGTGCTTGGCGTCCTGTTTGAAATAGGCGATGCCAATGCCGAGTTGGCCAAAATTATCGAAGCGGCGCCGGCAACCAAAGCCGATCCGCGTGCAGTAAGCGATGTCACACTTGATCCCAATGGCATGTTGCCGGATGATCTCGATGTTTTCCGCTTTCAAGGATCGCTTACCACACCGCCTTGTAGTGAAGGTGTTAATTGGCATGTCGCCAAGGACACGGTGACGATGAGCGAAGATCAGCTGCGCTCACTTGGCGGGATCATGGGTAATAACGCTCGCCCGGTGCAAGATTTGAACGGCCGTTTGCTGGTCGCTCCAGCGGGCTAA
- a CDS encoding TonB-dependent receptor, whose amino-acid sequence MPRNKVRNLLGVSLVPLVGLCFAHPALAQDQSQAEPESKAVSDERLDDDYHDRRVNAAGEIIVRAVGLTQLDVLAGTSVVEGLELQRNQDGQIGEVLAKLPGVSATSFSPGASRPVLRGFSGERVKVLVDGIGAIDVSNTSADHAVSINPLTAESIEVLRGPAVMLYGSQAIGGAVNIIDRRIPRRVPQEPVHVDASIAANSAANLYEGGLSVDVPIGKNFVIHANGAYRQTGDLTVPGFVIAPGLRAELLEDAAAEQLEGEFEEADELRETAAQRGTLRNSATETWSADVGLAFFKGESSLGFSVGVYDTSYGIPTSPGAGHHGEEEADAPAFGAPEFGAEEENENVTIGLRQVRADLRGDLDLGDGFFNALHTRVGFSDYTHTEFEGAEVGTVFDVSGLEARAVIEQNRKGTWNGSIGTQYYFRDFRAEGAEAYVPPNRTDQFAIFTLQEVETGPVQLEMAARYEATKVGAQDLGVERDFGTVSGALSIAHETQDGLRFGVTGSRAERAPSAEELFSNGPHIATQAFEVGDPFLSTETAWGVEAFVRGRVGLASVNVAVFQSWFSDYIFLSETGREEDDLPVFEYLQGDVDYFGVEGEISLPLIENGPVRLTADLRGDYINAKLSNGNALPRIPPLSLLGALEAATGDFDSRVEVQWFDSQKSVAPFETQTDGFTFVNASIAWRPLRDNGTVAIVLQADNILNATGRRHASFTKDFVPLSGRNFKVSVRTSF is encoded by the coding sequence TTGCCCCGTAACAAAGTTCGAAACCTGCTTGGTGTGTCGCTTGTTCCTCTGGTTGGGCTTTGCTTTGCACATCCTGCGCTGGCACAAGATCAATCGCAGGCTGAGCCAGAATCCAAAGCCGTCTCCGATGAACGGCTTGATGATGATTACCACGACCGGCGTGTGAACGCCGCCGGAGAAATCATTGTCAGGGCGGTGGGCTTGACCCAACTTGACGTCCTTGCAGGGACTTCAGTGGTTGAGGGACTAGAGCTCCAACGCAATCAGGACGGCCAAATCGGAGAAGTTCTGGCAAAACTGCCGGGCGTATCGGCTACCAGCTTTTCGCCGGGTGCTTCGCGTCCGGTTCTGCGCGGATTTTCGGGTGAACGCGTCAAGGTGCTAGTGGACGGTATCGGTGCAATCGATGTCTCCAACACCTCGGCAGACCATGCGGTTTCGATCAACCCGCTAACCGCCGAATCGATAGAAGTCCTGCGCGGGCCGGCCGTGATGCTTTACGGTAGTCAGGCAATCGGCGGTGCCGTTAACATCATCGACCGGCGAATTCCGCGCCGTGTGCCGCAAGAGCCTGTCCATGTGGATGCCTCAATTGCTGCTAATAGCGCCGCCAATTTGTATGAAGGCGGGCTGTCGGTCGACGTCCCAATCGGCAAGAATTTCGTCATCCACGCAAACGGAGCTTATCGCCAAACAGGTGATCTGACGGTGCCCGGTTTCGTGATTGCACCCGGCCTTCGCGCGGAGCTTTTGGAAGACGCGGCGGCGGAGCAATTGGAGGGTGAATTCGAAGAGGCGGATGAATTGCGCGAGACAGCCGCTCAGCGCGGGACTTTGCGCAACAGCGCGACCGAAACGTGGAGCGCCGATGTTGGATTGGCTTTCTTCAAAGGTGAAAGCAGCCTCGGTTTTTCGGTTGGCGTTTATGACACCAGCTATGGCATCCCGACTAGCCCTGGTGCGGGACATCATGGCGAAGAAGAGGCCGATGCGCCGGCTTTTGGTGCGCCAGAATTTGGCGCAGAGGAAGAAAATGAAAACGTAACGATTGGTCTGCGCCAGGTTCGCGCTGATTTGCGCGGTGACCTAGATTTGGGTGATGGCTTTTTCAATGCGCTGCACACACGGGTTGGATTCAGCGATTACACCCACACGGAATTTGAAGGCGCCGAGGTCGGCACAGTGTTCGATGTTTCGGGCTTGGAGGCTCGCGCGGTTATAGAACAGAACCGAAAAGGCACATGGAATGGGTCTATCGGCACGCAGTATTATTTCCGCGATTTCCGCGCTGAAGGTGCAGAGGCCTATGTACCGCCGAACCGTACCGATCAGTTCGCTATTTTTACATTGCAGGAGGTAGAAACCGGCCCGGTTCAGTTGGAAATGGCGGCGCGATATGAAGCGACCAAGGTGGGCGCACAGGATTTGGGTGTCGAGCGTGATTTTGGAACTGTGTCTGGCGCGCTTTCGATTGCCCATGAAACGCAAGACGGGCTTCGTTTCGGCGTCACCGGATCGCGCGCAGAACGTGCGCCAAGCGCCGAAGAATTATTCTCGAATGGGCCGCATATTGCGACACAGGCATTTGAAGTCGGGGACCCATTTTTGAGCACCGAGACTGCGTGGGGTGTCGAAGCGTTCGTGCGGGGCCGCGTGGGTCTTGCCAGCGTCAATGTGGCGGTGTTCCAAAGCTGGTTTAGCGATTACATTTTTCTGAGCGAAACCGGCCGCGAGGAAGATGATTTGCCGGTGTTTGAATATCTGCAGGGCGATGTCGACTATTTCGGGGTCGAGGGCGAGATTTCCCTGCCTTTGATCGAGAATGGTCCGGTCCGCCTGACCGCTGATCTGCGCGGTGATTACATCAATGCGAAACTTTCAAACGGTAATGCTTTGCCAAGGATTCCGCCATTGAGCTTGCTTGGCGCGCTCGAGGCCGCAACTGGAGATTTCGACAGTCGTGTCGAAGTCCAATGGTTTGATAGCCAGAAATCCGTAGCTCCATTTGAAACCCAAACCGATGGATTTACGTTCGTGAATGCATCGATTGCGTGGAGACCTCTACGCGATAATGGCACTGTCGCGATTGTCTTGCAGGCGGACAATATCCTGAACGCGACCGGGCGGCGTCACGCCAGTTTCACTAAAGACTTTGTCCCGCTATCCGGCCGAAACTTCAAAGTGAGCGTGCGGACCAGCTTCTAA
- a CDS encoding saccharopine dehydrogenase family protein, with the protein MTKEAREFDIVVYGATGYTGRLVAEYLTTHYAGHADAPKWAMAGRNQSKLEDVRDLIGAPKDTPLIVADASDPDSLTAMCKRTKVVLTTVGPYQLYGNELVEACAREGTDYTDLCGEPTWMSQMIEKHNDLAKASGARICFSSGFDSIPFDLGVMMLQKESKARFGKPATSVKGRVRAMQGGPSGGTVASMKETMKAVAKNPKLIGVLQSPFGLTPGFKGPSQPSGLIPEYDKDLGKWAAPFVMAVINTKNVHRTNFLLGHPYGEDFKYDEMMLTSAGEMGEKAAKAISDMAKNPFGSKPPAPGEGPTKEERENGFYDVVFLGETADGEKIKYGVIGKYDPGYGSTSRMIAETAIALLSCDADGGIGTPGSFLGESLVKRLQDNAEISFAVED; encoded by the coding sequence ATGACCAAAGAAGCCCGCGAATTTGATATCGTTGTTTATGGCGCCACCGGATATACTGGGCGGCTTGTCGCTGAATATCTAACCACCCATTACGCCGGCCATGCCGATGCGCCCAAATGGGCAATGGCTGGCCGCAACCAGTCAAAACTGGAGGATGTGCGGGATCTGATAGGCGCACCGAAAGACACCCCTTTGATCGTCGCCGATGCGTCTGACCCGGACAGCCTGACCGCAATGTGCAAGCGGACCAAAGTCGTGCTGACCACGGTTGGCCCATACCAGCTTTACGGCAATGAATTGGTCGAAGCCTGCGCTCGCGAAGGCACCGACTACACCGATCTGTGCGGTGAACCCACTTGGATGTCGCAGATGATCGAAAAGCATAATGACCTTGCCAAAGCGTCTGGCGCGCGCATCTGTTTCTCCTCCGGCTTTGATTCGATCCCGTTCGATCTGGGCGTGATGATGCTGCAAAAAGAATCCAAAGCGCGGTTCGGCAAGCCAGCCACCAGCGTCAAAGGCCGCGTTCGCGCGATGCAAGGCGGCCCGTCAGGCGGCACCGTCGCCAGCATGAAAGAAACCATGAAAGCGGTGGCAAAGAACCCTAAGCTTATCGGTGTGCTGCAAAGCCCGTTCGGGCTGACCCCCGGTTTTAAAGGGCCAAGCCAGCCGTCTGGTTTAATACCCGAATATGACAAGGATTTGGGTAAATGGGCTGCGCCATTCGTGATGGCGGTAATCAACACCAAGAACGTCCACCGCACCAATTTCCTGCTCGGCCACCCCTATGGCGAAGATTTCAAATATGATGAAATGATGCTCACCAGCGCTGGCGAAATGGGTGAGAAAGCCGCCAAGGCAATCTCCGACATGGCCAAAAATCCTTTCGGAAGCAAACCGCCAGCACCGGGCGAAGGTCCGACCAAGGAAGAACGCGAGAACGGTTTCTATGATGTCGTGTTTCTTGGTGAAACCGCTGACGGTGAGAAGATTAAATACGGCGTAATTGGCAAATATGATCCAGGATATGGCTCGACCAGCCGAATGATCGCTGAAACCGCCATTGCATTGCTCAGCTGCGACGCCGATGGCGGAATCGGAACGCCAGGTTCATTCCTCGGTGAAAGCCTGGTCAAACGCCTTCAGGACAATGCAGAAATCAGCTTTGCGGTTGAAGACTGA